TCGAGGGAGTCGTCGCTGCCGACGATCGTCACCGCGCGGGCGACGTTCCAGTCGGCGGGCGTGAAGGTGAGCGAGGCCGCCGAGGGGACGCCCTCGGTCGGGTCGGAGGTCGCGACGGTGATGGTCACATCGGCCGCCGGCCGGCTGGTCAGGACGACGGAGAACGAGGCCGAGCCGCCGGCCTCGCTCGTCGTCAGGCCCGCCATCGGGGCGACGACGACCCCGGCGGTGTCGTCGTCGGCGTTGACGGCGGCGACGTCGGCCGGGTCCAGGCCGTTGTAGAGCGGGTCGAAGCTGCTGGCGAGGCCGAGGACGATGGAGTAGGCCACGTCGCCGTCGTCGTCCGGGTCGTCGACGCCCGCAACCGTGACGAATCGCGGGATGTTCCAGTCGGCCGGCGTGAAGGTCAGCGAGGCCGCCGAGGCGATCCCCTCGGTCGGGTCGCTCGTGACGATGGCAATCGTCACCGGGGCCGCCGGGCGGCTGGCGAGCATGACGGAGAAGGAGGCGGTGCCGCCGGCCTCGCTCGTCGTCAGGTTGGTCACCGGCGAGACGAGGATCCCGGCCGCGTCGTCATCGACGTTGGTGAGCGCGACGTCGGCCGGGTCCAGGCCGTTGTAGAGCGGGTCGGCGCCGGAGGCGGCACCCAGGAGGATCGAATAGGCGGCGTCGCCGTCGTCGTCCAGGTCGTCGACGCCTGCGACGGTGACCGTCTGGGCGACGTTCCAGTTGGCCGGGGTGAAGGTCAGCGACGTGACCGAGGGCGTCCCCTCGGTCGGGTCGGAGGTGGAGACGGGGATCGTCACGTCGGCCGTCGGCTGGCTCAGCAGCCGGACGCTGAAGGAGGCGGTGCCGCCGGCCTCGGTGGTCGTCAGGCCCGAGGTGGGCGTGACGAGGAAGCCGGCCACGTCGTCGTCGGCGTTGGTGAGGGCCACGTCGGATGGGTCCAGGCCGTTGTAACTCAGGTCGAGGCTGGAGGCGGCCCCCAGGACGATCGAGTAGGCGATGGGGCCGTCGATCATGGGGTCGTCGACCCCGGTGACGGTGACGGACTGCGGGACGTTCCAGTTGGCCGGCGTGAAGGTGATCGAGGACACCGAGGCGATCCCCTCGGTCGCGTCGGAGGTCGCGACGGCGATCGTCACGTTCGCCAGCGGCATGCTGCGCAGGGAGACGGAGAAGGTGGCCGTGCCGCCGGCCTCGGTGGTCGTCAGGCCGGTGATCGGGGTGACGGTGACGCCCGGCACGTCGTTGTCGGCGTTGGTCAGGGAGACGTCGGCCGGATCGACCCCGTTGTAGCCGGGGTCCAGGCCGGACGCGAGGCCCAGGACGATGGTATAGCCCACCGGGCCGTCGGCCAGGAAGTCATCGACGCCGACGACCGTCACCGTCTGGGCGACGTTCCAGTTGGCCGGGGTGAAGGTGAGCGACGCGACGGAAGGGGCCCCCTCGGTCGAGTCGGAGGTGGAGACGGGGATGGTGACATCCGCCGTCGGCTGGCTCAGCAGCCGGACGCTGAAGGAGGCGGTGCCGCCGGCCTCGCTCGTCGTCAGGCCGGAAGTCGGCGTGACGGCGATCCCCGGCCGGGAGACGAGGGTCAGCGCGTTGATCGCCTCCTTGTTCGTGTCCAGGCCGACGTCGCCGCCCTGGAAGACGAGCGAGGCGGTGCCGGTCGCCGTGCCGGAGCCGAGGGTCGTCTGCGAGAGCTGGAGGGCGAAGACGTCGCGACGCGTGACGGCGATCGGCGTCCCGTTGCCGACGGAGTTGTCCTCGCCGTCGAGGGACAGCAGGAGGGTCCCGGCGGCGAGCGTCCTCCCGCCGTAGGTGGCCGTCTCGCTCACCAGGTCGATGCCGAAGACCTTCGGGTTGATGCCGACCTGGTCCCCCTCGACCAGCCGGGCGTGGGTCCCCGAGGTCGTGTCCCGGCCGACGTCGGAGGGGCGGAAGAGCCAGACGTCGTGGTCCTCGGCGCCGCCGTCGCGCGAGTAGAGGAAGTCGCCGGCGTTCAGCGTGACGTCTCCGACCGTCGTCGCCCGCTCGACCAGCGCGATGCCCCACAGCTTGCCGAAGCTGGCCCCGAAGCCGGCGGAGCTCTCGTCCAGGACCATCCGGAAGGTGCCGGACGAGTAGTCGCCGGGCGTGTTCGGGCGGAACAGGAAGAGGTCGGCCTCGTCGACGACGAAGGTGCCGCCGAGGAACGCCTCGTTGGTGCCGGTCGAGAGCAGCAGGTCGCCCGGCTGCAGGGCGATGGCGTGGGCCCCGCCGACGGTGACCGCCCGGCTGACGTGGTGGATCGCGTCCACCTCGGCGTTGCCGTCGTCGGCGAGGAGGTCGAGGCGGAAGACCGAGAGGAAGGAGCCGGCCGTCGTCCCCGGCTCCAGGGCCAGCGACGGGCCGCCGAAGGAGATCACCTCGTCCTTTCCCCAGGAGCTGAGCCCTGGGGCCCCGCTGGGAGACGGCACGTCGTCGGTGGTCGAGAGCCAGAAGCCGTTGGTCGAGACGCCCGGCTCGTCGTCCCGGTTGGCCACCCGGACGTCGGCCGGGTCGAGGCCGTTGTAGAGCGGGTCGGCGCCGGTGGCCGCCCCCAGCACGATCGAGAAGAGCCGGTCGCCGTCCCGGATCGCGTCGTTCACGCCGGTGACGGAGACCGTCCGCGGCGCGTCCCAATCGGCGGGGGTGAAGGTCATGGAGGAGGGGGAGACGGTGCCCTCGGCGGTGTTCGTGCTGCTCAGGGCGATCGTGACGTCGGCCGTCGGGGCGGCGTCGAGGACGACGGTGAAGGTGGCCGTCCCGCCGGCCTCGGTCGTCTGCAATCCGGCCTGGGGCGACACGGTGAAACCCGGGCCGACGAGGCGCTGGCCGAAGACGCCGTCCGGGTCGCCCGTCCCGGAGCCGCTCCAGACGACGACGGCCTTGCCACCGGTCGTGGCGACGGAGGGCGCGAGCTGGTCGGCCAGGGTGGTCGTCGGCACGCGGGCCTCGACGCCCTGGGCGACGCCGGCGGCGGTGTACTGGCGGAGGTAGACGCCGGCGTCGGCGGAGGGATCCTGGGTCAGGCCCTGGTAGGCGATCAGGAACCGGCCGTCGGGCGCCATGGCGACGGCCGGGAAGCGCTGGTCGCCCGCGGCGACGGTGTTGACCTGGAGCTCGCCGCCCTGAGCAGCCCCCGCCGCGTCGAACCGCCGGGCGTACACGCCCCAGCCGTCGCCGTCCTGGAAGTTGCTGCCCCAGGCGACGACGAGATTTCCGAGCGCGTCCATCGCCACCGAGGCGTCTTGCTGGACGTCGGCGGTGACTGAATTGACACGGAACTCGCCCCCTCGCGGCACGCCCGCGGCGTCGAACCGCTGGCCGTAGATGCCCCAACTGTCGCCGTCCTGGAGGTTGCTCGCCCAGACGACGACGAAGTTGCCGGCCGGATCCATCGCGATCCTGGGGTCGGCCTGCGCCTGCGAGGCCTGGGTGTTGACCTGGAACTCACCGCCCTTCGGCGTGCCGGCGGCGTCGAAGCGCCGGGCGTAGATGCCCGTGCTGTCCCCGTCATGATCGCCGCCGCTCGTCCAGGTGATCACGAAGTCGCCGTCGGCGCCCATCGCCACCGAGGGGCGGTCCTGGTGGTCCGCCGTGACGGCGTTGACCCGGAACTCATCGGTCCTCGGCGTGCCGTCGGCGTCGAACCCGCGAGCATAGATGTCGTCGAGGCCGTCTTGGTCGCTCGTCCAGGTGACGGCGAAGTTCCCGTCGGCGTCCATGGCGACCGTCGCGTTGGACTGGCTGCCGGCCGAAGTGGCATTGATGCGGAACTCAGACCCCTGGGGAACGCCCAGGGTGTTGTAGCGTTGGCCGTAGACTCCCATCGCGCCGCCGTCCTGTCCGTCGCTGGTCCAGACGACGACGAAGTCGCCGTCGGCATCCATCGCCACGGCCCGGGGGCTCTCGGGGTGCGTCTGCTGCGTGCCCGAGGTGAAGGTGTTGACCCGGAACTCCACCCCGACGGCGGCCAAGCTCAGCAGCTCCCGCCCCTCGAGGGACTCCGTCCATGGGTAACGGCGCGCGCGACGCTTTCCACGCCGGACGACCGCGTCCGGCCTCCCCGAGCGGGCTGGCTCACTCGATGGGGCGGTTGAATCCGATCGTGCTGGGCTCTTCGGCCGACTTGATGATGAATCCATTGAGAGCCGGGTAAGGTCCCAGGGAGTTCCATATCGAGCTTCCTCGGCTGCGATCCGACGATCGACGGCGAGGACTCGTCGACGAACAGTCATGCCACGTCGCCGCACACGAACCCATGAAAAGAGATGTCAGGCCATGCTTCGCGCCCCTTGGCTCCCCCCCAGGCTGCCATGCTCGTTAGACACCCGAGGGGTATTTCCTGAGGAGCCCTTGTTCTCAAACTTAGGTCAAGTTCAGCGGCACACGCAAAAGGGCTGTTGCCGGACGGAAGGGCGGGTGCGTCAATTGCAGAATCTTGTATCCGCATGGCCGTCGGCGAGCGTGGCCTCACCTCGGGCCTCGTCGGCCGTGCGGATACAAAGTCGGAGAACGAAGCCGCGACAGGCACGGCCTTTGCTTTAAGAGAGGATTGGATAGCTTGGCAAGGGGCGTGATCTGGGGGGCGTGCTCGACGGCCGCGACGGGGAAGAAATGCGGCCGGGCGCACCCCCGAACGGACCCGAGCCGGAGCATAGTGGTCGTCCGCTATTGAGTTGCCGGGTATAGTCGGTGCAGTTTGATCCGGGCATCCGCCGTGGTGAACTGCCACCGAATGCCCACCATCCGCTCGTTGCGGTCCTCCTCCCACGCCGCGACCTCCCGCTTCAGTTCCTCGCTCGACCCGATCCGCCGGTCCAGGCACTGCCTCGCCAGCACCGACAGCTCGATCTCCGCCATGTTCAGCCAACTCCCGTGCTTCGGCGTGTGGTGGATCTCCAACTTCCCGGCGATCCGACGGGCCCGCTCCGGCGGGAACGCCTCGTACAGCGAGGCGATCTTGTGCGTGTTCAGGTTGTCCATCACCAGCACGACCTTCTCCGCCTCCTCGTGCACCTCCTCCACCAGCCAACGCACCACCTCGGCGAAGTCCAACGCCGTCCGACGCTCGGTGACGTGGACCGCACGCCACCCCAGCAGCGGCATCGTCACCATGAACAGGTTGGCCGTCCCGTTGCGGACGTATTCGTGATCGAACCGCTCGAGCCGCCCTGGCGCTGCCGGGATCGGCACGACCGTCTCGCCGATCAGTTGCTTGCTCGCCTCGTCGAGGCAGACCAGCGGTCGCGTCTCGTCGTAGGGCCGGTGGTAGACCTCCAGCACGTCCTCCATCGCCGCCACGAACTCGGCGTTCGCCTCCGGCGGGATGCACCACTGCTGCTTCAGATGCGGCCTCAGTTCGCTTTTTTCAAAGAGCGGCGCACCGTCTCGTCGGAGATCGAGGGGACGATCTCCAACTCGACGAGCTTGTCGGCCAGCAATCGCATCGTCCAGGCCTTGCGGCCGTCGGGGGGCTCCGAGCAGGCCAGGGCGATCAACTTCGCCTCGGCCCGGCCGTCGAGGGCCCGCTGGCGGCTGGGACGGGCCTGCGTCTTGCGGACCAGGGCGGCCTCCAGGCCCTGCTCGACGAACCGCTGGCGGACCCGCTCGATGGTGGCGACAGAGACCTCGACGGCCTCGGCGATGCGGTCGTCGGGCCAGGCGGGCCCGCCCTCGGCGGCATCAGCCTTGAGGAGGATGCGGGCATGGGCCAGTTTCAGAGCGGAGGCCTTGCCGGCGGAGATGAGATCGAGGAGGGCCTGGCGTTCGTCGGCGGTGAGCGTCACGATGTACTTCTTCATGTCGATGCTCCTGAAGCGGTTAGGGCTCCAGGAGAACCGATTGCAGCCCATCCCTCAAGTCGTCAGTGGCCGACCAATAGCACGACGCCTCGTCTCGCGACAAGCAGCGACGACGTCCGTAGCGCTGAGGCCGTCGGCTAGGGAGCGTGGCCAAACTCCTACCTACCGCGGAGCGGTTTAGTTCTTCGAGGCAGAAAGCGAACCGACGAGGCGACGATCGGTCCCGAGCCAATCCCTCCTCCTGACGGTCGCGCCCGGCTCGTCGATGAGCCGCCGCGACACCGCCTCGATGAGGGCCCGACCGCCGAGCCCGGGCCGCCACTCGGCCGGGATCCCCGACTCCCCCCGGCACGCACCGGCCAGCTGCCCGCGGACCGCTCCGGTCGTGTCCGCGTCGTCGCCCGGGTTCGCCGCTCGCAGGACCGACGTCCGGAAGTCCTCGGCACCCGCGAAGGCCCCCGGCGTCGCCCCCGGGCTGCGAGCCAGGGGGACACCTCCCTGGATCTCCGGGGGCCGCTCGCGGCGGGAGCCCCCCAGGGCCACCTCCCGTAGCTCCGCGTCGAGCGGGACGCGCTCGTCGAGCCGCCTCGGCGCCTCCCAGGCCGGGGCCAGCACCCCCTCCCGCGGTAGCCCGTGCAGCAGCCCGCACGGCAGCACCCCGAGGGAGGCGCAGGCCGACCGGCAGGCCGGGCTGCGGTGGGTCGGCAGGCTCGACTCGACGCGCCGCCGGACCACCTCGTCGAACCGGTCGGGAAGCCGGCACGCGTAGGCGACCGGGGCCCCGCGGGCGTCGCCGATGGCCAGCCCGAGGGGGACCCCACGCCGGCGATCCTCGCTCACCATCCGATCCACCCCCACGGGCCTGGACGATCGGCGGGCCGGTCCGCCGCGTGCCCCGGGCATCCCACCGGGTGTCGTCGTGGGATCTGCCCGGGGCCTCCGGCTCCTTCCCGGCCAGGTTCATCGCCGATCCCCGACCGCCTCGCCGATCCCCCGCCCTGGCCCACCCAGCGCCCGTTGAGCATCACGCCGCGCACCGCGCCCATCGCGGCGATGTCCTCCAGCGGATCACCGGCGACGAGGATCACGTCGGCCTGCCGCCCCGCCGCGATCGCCCCCAGCCGGTCCGCACACCCGAGGTACTCGGCATTGCGCGACGTCGCCGCCACGATCGCATCGCCCGGCGTCAGCCCGCACTCGACCAGCAGCTCCAGCTCCCGCTGGTAGGCCCCTCCCTCCTCGGCGTGCGGCGCCCAGGTGTGCGAGCCGACCACGATCGGCACCCCGGCCTCATGGCAGTGCCCCACGAAGCGGAGCATGGCCTCGAAGCCGCGCACGTGGTGGCCCTCGACGCCCCGGTCCCCCGCACGCCGCTCGAACACCGCCAGCGTCGGCGACAGGACCACCCCGCCGGCCACCATCCCCTCGATCAGCGGCCCGAGCCGGGGGTTGTCCTCCGGCTCGATCGTCGCCCACAGCCGGTACCGGCCCTCGTGCCGGGCCTCGTTGTCCCGCTCGACCGCCGCCCGGAAGGTCGCGGCCGGCTCCGGCTCGGCCAGGGCGGTCCCGAAGGAAGTGACGTGCTCGACCCCGTCGACCCCCGCCTCGATCGCCCGCCCGGCGTCGACCAGCTCCAGGTGCGCCGTCACCGGCACCCCCCGGGCGTGCGCCGCCTCGCTGGCCGCCCCGATCAGCTCAGGCGGCAGCCGGTAGTAGACCTTGATCGCCGACGCCCCGGCGGCGACCCGGCGCCCGACGGCGGCCCGGGCCTCCGCGGCCGTGCGGATCGCCTCGGCGTCGTCCGGGTGGGCGTGCGGCTGCTGGTCCAGGTGCCGGCCCGTCAGGAAGCAGCGCGGCAGGGGACCGGGGGCCTCCCGGACCGCCTGATAGGCCGGGATCGGGTGCCCCGGGTCGCGCAGGGTCGTCACCCCGCGGGAGAGCGACAGCCGGAGCATGCGGTGGCCGGGGTCGTCGCGGTCGTGGTGGAAGTGGGCGTCGATCAGCCCGGGCAGCAGCGACAGGCCCGCGGCCTCGACCACGCGGGCGTCCTCCGGGATCTCGACCCCGGCGCGGGGCCCGGCGGCCACGATCGTCGCCCCGCGGATGACGACCGCCGCGTCGGGGATCGCCGGGCCGCCGCGCCCGTCGATCAGCCGGGCGCCGACGATCGCCGTCGGCGGGCCGGGCTCGGGTTCGGCCGGGGGGTTGATCTCCTCGAGCCCCCGGTACGTCCGCACGGCCTCGTCCCGGGCCGGCGTGGCGACCGACCCGGCGCCGGCGATCGCCTGGGCCGTCGCGAGGGCGGCCAGGCCGAGGGGGTGCGTGATCATGGGGTGGGCCATCGGGATGGACTCGCGGGGGGGGCGTCGCCGGTCGGCTCGGGGAGGACCAAGACGAGATCACGGTAGCGCGGTCGGGGTGCCCGGTGCAAGCCCCGGCGGGCGAGCCCCGAGGCGGGCGTCCCGCCGGGCCGTCGGGAGGTCCCGGTGGCCGGGCTGTTAAGTAGCCCGCACTCTGGCACGGCTTCTTTGGAGCTATGCGGCCGCCTGCATCCGATCTCCTCGGCCACTGTCGGGTCGTCACGCGAGGCCGGGGGAGCAATTCGCCCCGCCGCCGGGCCGCACCCGCACGGTCCGATAATGACGCTTATGACCGGTGTGTTCACATCATAACGCCTGGGGCGGTCACGCGGCCGCCCCTCCGGATCGGATCCCGCCCCCCAGATCGCCCCAGGCCGCTGCCGGCCTGACGGCCGGCGACAGGCACGCACGCCCGACCCGGACGACCTACTGACCGGTGCGCAAAGGCGGTCAAGTTTTCGTTCCGGTAGAATCAGGGGATGGAAGCCTCGAACTTCATCCCTCATGATTGGCGTGAGTGGCGGAGGTTGCGGGCGTTGGACCTGAAGCAACAGGGCGGGCGCCAGCGCGTCATCGCTGAGGCCCTGGACGCCTCCGAGGAGACGATCAGCCGCTGGCTCGCCCGTGCCCGACACGGCGGCCGAGAGGCGCTGCGCTCGCACCCCGCGCCCGGCCATCCGTCCAAGCTCTCGGGCGTCCAGAAGCGGCTGATCCCCGAGTTCCTCTGGCATGGGCAGGAGGCCTACGGCTTCCGCGGCCAGGTCTGGACCCGTGCCCGAATCGCCCTCGTCATCGAGGAGGAGTTCGGCGTCCGCTACCACAAGGCCCACGTCGGGCGGTTGCTCAGCGAGTTGGGCTGGACGCCCCAGGTGCCGATCCGGCGAGCGATCCAGCGAGATGAGGAGGCCATCCGCCGCTGGCGGGACGAGAGCTGGCCGGCACTGCGACGGCGGGCGAGACGCGAGCGTCGAGTGCCGGTCCTCGTGGACGAGGCGGGGTTCTACCTGCTGCCGGGCCTGGTCCGGACCTACGCCCCCGAGGGGCTGACGCCGGTGCTCCGCGAGAAGGTGACGCGCGACCACCTGTCCGTCATGGGCGGGCTGACGCCCACAGGCAAGGTCTACACGCTGGTGCGGCAGGAGTCGCTGAATGGGCTGCACAGCGTCGAGTTCCTGATCCACCTGCTCCGCGTCGCGGGGGAGCGGCTGCTGGTGATCGGGGACGGCTCGCCCATCCACCGTCGTGCTGCGGTCAAGGACTTCGTGTCGGGCACGGGCGGCCGGGTCTGGCTGGAAGCGCTTCCGGGGTACGCCCCTGACCTCAACCCGTGGGACGAGGGGGGCTGGCATCACCTGAAGAACGTGGAGATGCGAAATCTCGTATGTCGAGACCTGGAGGAGTTGCACGAGCAGTTCCACCTCGCCGTCGGACGCCTACGCCAGAAGTCACATCTGGTCCGAGCCTTCTTCGCTCAGGCCGGGTTGGAGATCGGGGGAACTTGACCTTCTTTGCGCACCGTTCAGTAGAATCGATTATCGGACGCTGCCGCTTCACCTCGTCTGTGGCCACACCCCCCGCCGGCTCAACGAACTGCAACAGTACAGTATGGTCGAAGGGCGTGACGGGTCATATCCTGGAGACGCTGCGAATCGCCTTGCAAGGATCCCCCGAGATGCGGCGGTTCTGCCCGGATCGATCCCCCGGTCCTCGGCCGCCCCCGCCCCCCGGCCGAGTCGACGACCTTCATCGGCGATCACGAGTCGATCCCGACGGACATAGAGGACCTCACCCGGCCTCGCCGTCGCACCGGGTCCGACGCAGCGGGAGGCTCCGCGATGCCGCACCCCGAGAATCGCGAGCACGTCGGGGATGCGTCCCGAAGTGACCGGGGTGGGCGCGACCCCCTCGGCCGGTCGTCAGGCCGGTCGACCTGGCCCGGCGATCGTCGGGGACGCTCGGGGTCGAACCCCGAATCCCTGGGGCTCGACCCTGCGCTCCTCGACCTGGTCGAGGAGACGACGAGGCGCCTGCTCGACGGCGAGCCGGTCGACGTGGAGAGGCTCGTCGAGGGGCATCCGGGCTGGGCCGAGGAGCTCCGGAGCCTGATGCCGGCGATGCGGGGCCTGGCCGAGCTCTCGGACGGCGGCGAGGAGCTCCCGGGGGACGCCCGGGACGAGGACGGGCGGACAGCCTTCGGCAAGTTCCGGATCCTTCGGGAGGTCGGCCGGGGGGGGATGGGCATCGTCTACGAGGCCGAGCAGGTGGCGCTCAGGCGTCGGGTCGCGCTGAAGATCCTGCCGCAGGCGCTGGCGATGGACCCCCGGGCGATGCAACGCTTCCGGCTCGAGGCGCAGGTGGCCGGCTGGCTCCAGCACCCCCGGGTCGTCCCGGTGCATGACGTCGGCCTCGTCCGGGGCGTCCCCTACTACGCGATGCGATTCATCGAGGGGGGGAGCCTGGCCGACCTGGTCGGGGAGATCCGCCGGGCGGTCGATGGCGACCGCGGCGCCGGCGGCCCGCCCCCCGCCGAGGGGCTCGGTGCCGTCGCGGCGGGGCTGCTGTCGGGACGCCTGGCCCCTCCCCGCCGCGAGCACGACGGGAGCCGATCCGGCCCGATCCCCGCCCCCGCCCCCGCCGCCTCGGCGGCCCCCCCCGGCGTCTCGGGCCCGCCCTCGATCGGCGCCCGGGCCTACCTCCGGGCGGTCGCGGCGCTGGGGATGGACGCGGCCGGGGCGCTCGGCTACGCGCACGACCAGGGGGTGGTGCACCGCGACATCAAGCCGGCCAATCTCCTCGTCGACTTCCGGGGGGAGCTCTGGGTCGCCGACTTCGGCATGGCCGCGGTCCAGGGCAATGCCGGCCTGACGGCCACCGGCGACCTGCCCGGGACCCTGCGGTACATGAGCCCCGAGCAGGCGCTCGGCAAGCGGGCCCTGGTCGATCGCCGCTCCGACGTCTACTCGCTGGGCGCGACCCTCTACGAGCTGCTGACGCTCAGGCCTGCCATCTCGGGCGACGACCACCAGCAGATCTTCCGGATGATCGCCGAGGGGGAGCCGGCGCCGATCCGCCGGCTCAACCCGGCCGTCCCCTCCGACCTGGCGACGATCGTCGCCAAGGCGATGGCCCGGGACCCTTCGGATCGCTACGAGACGGCCCTCCAGCTCTCCGAGGACCTCGGGCGGTTCCTCGACGGCCGGCCGATCGTGGCCCGGCCGGTCGGGCCGCTCTCCCGGGCCTGGCGATGGTGCCGGCGCAGGCCGTTGCAGGCGGGGCTCGTCGGGTCGCTCGTGGTGGCCCTCGCCGTCGGCTTCGCTGGCGTGACCTGGGGCTGGCGCGAGGCCGTCCGGCAGAAGCGGCTGCTGCTCGTCGCCGAGCGCGAGGCCCGGGCCGAGACCGCCAAGGCCGACGCCGTCAACCGCTTCCTGATCGAGGGCCTGATCCACCAGGCGGAGCCCGCGAGCAACCCCGCCGAGGAGCCCGTCACGCTCCTGGAGGTCCTCGACCGCGCCGCGGGCCGGGTCGACTCGGCGTTCCCCGGTCAGCCCGAGATGGAGGCGGCGATCCAGCTCGCCATCGGCCGCTCCTATCACGGCCTGGGCGAGTACCACAAGGGCGAGGCCCACTTCCGGGCCGCCCTCGGGCTCTTCGAGTCCCGGGGGGACGTCGACGAGGGGGCGGGGCGCCTGGAAGCGTCGGCGGAGCTGGGCCACGTCCTCTCGCACCTCGGCCGCAGGGACGAGGCCCTGGCCACCCTCTCGCGGGTCAGGACCGAGTCCCGGCGAGTCCTCGGGCCCCTGCACGCGGTCACCTTGCAATCCGCCCTGTACCTCGCGGAGGTCCTCCGGAACCGGGAGGAGCTCCGGGAGGCCGAGGCCCTCTACCGGGATTGCCTTGCAAACGCCCGCCGGGCCCCGGAACCCAACCCGCAATTCATCTTCTCTGCCCGCTTCCACCTGGGAGACGTCTTCCTCCGCCAGGGGAAGGCCGAAGAGGCCGAGGCGCTCTACCGGGAGCTGGCCGACGAGCAACGTCGGGAGCTGGGGCCGGAGCACCCTCACACGCTGACGACGCTCAACAACCTCGGCGCCGCCCTCAACCGGCAGGCGAGGTTCGCCGAGGCGGAGCGGCTCTTCCGGGAATGCCTCGAGACCGACCGTCGGATCCTCGGCGAACACCACCCCGACACCGTGACCGCCCTCTACAACCTCGGCCACGTGCTGAACGAGCAGGGCCGGCCGGACGAGGCCGAACCG
This Tautonia plasticadhaerens DNA region includes the following protein-coding sequences:
- a CDS encoding tetratricopeptide repeat protein; the encoded protein is MPHPENREHVGDASRSDRGGRDPLGRSSGRSTWPGDRRGRSGSNPESLGLDPALLDLVEETTRRLLDGEPVDVERLVEGHPGWAEELRSLMPAMRGLAELSDGGEELPGDARDEDGRTAFGKFRILREVGRGGMGIVYEAEQVALRRRVALKILPQALAMDPRAMQRFRLEAQVAGWLQHPRVVPVHDVGLVRGVPYYAMRFIEGGSLADLVGEIRRAVDGDRGAGGPPPAEGLGAVAAGLLSGRLAPPRREHDGSRSGPIPAPAPAASAAPPGVSGPPSIGARAYLRAVAALGMDAAGALGYAHDQGVVHRDIKPANLLVDFRGELWVADFGMAAVQGNAGLTATGDLPGTLRYMSPEQALGKRALVDRRSDVYSLGATLYELLTLRPAISGDDHQQIFRMIAEGEPAPIRRLNPAVPSDLATIVAKAMARDPSDRYETALQLSEDLGRFLDGRPIVARPVGPLSRAWRWCRRRPLQAGLVGSLVVALAVGFAGVTWGWREAVRQKRLLLVAEREARAETAKADAVNRFLIEGLIHQAEPASNPAEEPVTLLEVLDRAAGRVDSAFPGQPEMEAAIQLAIGRSYHGLGEYHKGEAHFRAALGLFESRGDVDEGAGRLEASAELGHVLSHLGRRDEALATLSRVRTESRRVLGPLHAVTLQSALYLAEVLRNREELREAEALYRDCLANARRAPEPNPQFIFSARFHLGDVFLRQGKAEEAEALYRELADEQRRELGPEHPHTLTTLNNLGAALNRQARFAEAERLFRECLETDRRILGEHHPDTVTALYNLGHVLNEQGRPDEAEPLIRRSVEERRWSIGPENPDTLYVTSSLADLLRDRGRLDEAEEMLRSCLAAQRRILGPDHRDTLQTAHRLDRLIEDRSRSASAPAPSTLQPGMSPP
- a CDS encoding IS630 family transposase, translated to MEASNFIPHDWREWRRLRALDLKQQGGRQRVIAEALDASEETISRWLARARHGGREALRSHPAPGHPSKLSGVQKRLIPEFLWHGQEAYGFRGQVWTRARIALVIEEEFGVRYHKAHVGRLLSELGWTPQVPIRRAIQRDEEAIRRWRDESWPALRRRARRERRVPVLVDEAGFYLLPGLVRTYAPEGLTPVLREKVTRDHLSVMGGLTPTGKVYTLVRQESLNGLHSVEFLIHLLRVAGERLLVIGDGSPIHRRAAVKDFVSGTGGRVWLEALPGYAPDLNPWDEGGWHHLKNVEMRNLVCRDLEELHEQFHLAVGRLRQKSHLVRAFFAQAGLEIGGT